A stretch of Babylonia areolata isolate BAREFJ2019XMU chromosome 23, ASM4173473v1, whole genome shotgun sequence DNA encodes these proteins:
- the LOC143298051 gene encoding uncharacterized protein LOC143298051: MEEKWHGVCLWVLLVVLQGLCWQWGWCYECRESEEVFRQSKFMETHFVTLECSGTNVLSVIIYDTNKSNDLVTLEKSPKKQTCTTKEHFASCRLEDNFVSVLVTDLQEGEDREYHCVINEYVELKTKECNYVINITREAPSATPAALATSPATKTQTPEKLDVADSSTAGESIGVSSTLFIVAVVALVIMIVICCVLGWVFFKQKSRKRKSTGDPDNNSLRSAVTDKSFYYTTQAALGLGQGWRGGTGMEMGVMGGMGGMGTLSHHTHTSPAPSMAAPDVPGGGQRLVMNYQQPFNTLPATNLTLDRKDVRRLSENAVQYQEPWGAITQSRAPPHATSTLTRPPNPYLVKIPDVSTTTPPGEDTDPIAPPTQEIGPASIEDSAFSE; this comes from the exons TGTTCCGACAGAGCAAGTTCATGGAAACGCACTTTGTGACCTTGGAATGCAGCGGTACAAATGTCCTCAGCGTGATTATTTATGATACCAATAAGTCCAACGATCTGGTCACTCTTGAGAAGTCACCTAAAAAGCAAACGTGCACCACCAAAGAGCACTTCGCTTCCTGCAGACTGGAGGACAACTTTGTCAGCGTGTTGGTGACTGATCTGCAggaaggagaggacagagagtACCACTGTGTCATTAATGAATACGTCGAACTAAAAACGAAGGAGTGTAACTATGTCATCAACATTACACGAGAAG CACCATCAGCAACACCAGCAGCTCTGGCCACAAGTC CTGCTACGAAAACTCAAACTCCGGAAAAACTCGACGTTGCTGATTCAAGCACTGCAGGCG AGAGTATCGGTGTTTCAAGCACCCTGTTCATCGTCGCTGTCGTCGCATTGGTCATCATGATAGTGATCTGCTGTGTGCTGGGCTGGGTCTTCTTCAAac AGAAGAGCCGGAAGCGGAAATCAACTGGCGACCCGGACAACAACTCTCTCCGGAGCGCGGTCACGGACAAAAGCTTCTACTACACCACGCAGGCTGCGCTGGGACTGGGAcaagggtggagaggagggacggggatggagatgggggtgatgggagggatggggggcatGGGCACGCTgtcccatcacacccacacctcccctgcccccagcaTGGCGGCGCCCGACGTTCCTGGCGGGGGACAGCGGCTGGTGATGAACTACCAGCAGCCCTTCAACACTCTGCCGGCCACAAACCTCACCCTGGACAGGAAag ACGTCAGACGGCTGTCCGAGAACGCAGTGCAGTACCAGGAACCCTGGGGCGCCATTACACAGTCCAGAGCCCCGCCTCacgccacctccaccctcacccgccCACCCAACCCCTACCTGGTCAAGATTCCAGACGTCAGCACCACCACACCCCCGGGGGAGGACACAGACCCCATTGCCCCTCCCACACAGGAGATTGGCCCGGCGTCCATCGAGGACAGTGCCTTCAGTGAATGA